One window of Hylemonella gracilis genomic DNA carries:
- a CDS encoding glycosyltransferase family 2 protein translates to MKKIAAITMARNDEFFLNRWVAYYGPLLGEENLYIYMDGLDQQVPAQAGRANVTLVEKQGIKVVDAENRRLNFLSDRAAELLKTYDLVIGTDSDECLIVDPDTGMNLPQYLSMLDIQTSISGLGLDVGQHLAREQALDKSRPILAQRGYALINTRFTKASVIAKPVRWGRGFHRIRGHNFQIDKNLYLLHLGNTDYDALLAKYQHPDIIARGEQKHFKRARMRVVHDITEKRAITDERIFRIARFIQTWFRPFYAWNKPAMLGLRIIVQLPERFRRLA, encoded by the coding sequence ATGAAGAAAATAGCCGCCATCACGATGGCACGCAATGACGAGTTTTTCCTGAACCGTTGGGTGGCCTACTACGGCCCGTTGCTGGGCGAGGAAAACCTGTACATCTACATGGATGGGTTGGATCAGCAAGTGCCCGCCCAGGCTGGGCGCGCCAACGTCACGTTGGTTGAAAAACAAGGCATCAAGGTGGTGGATGCAGAGAACCGCCGCTTGAATTTTCTGTCCGATCGCGCCGCCGAATTGTTGAAGACCTACGACTTGGTCATCGGAACGGATTCGGATGAGTGCCTGATTGTGGATCCAGACACCGGCATGAATCTGCCCCAATACCTGTCAATGCTGGACATTCAAACCAGCATCAGCGGCCTGGGATTGGACGTGGGCCAGCACCTTGCGCGTGAACAAGCGCTGGACAAGTCTCGGCCCATCCTGGCGCAACGGGGCTATGCGCTGATCAATACACGGTTCACCAAAGCCAGCGTGATTGCCAAGCCCGTTCGGTGGGGACGTGGTTTCCATCGCATCCGTGGCCATAATTTCCAGATCGACAAGAATCTGTACCTGCTGCATTTGGGCAACACAGATTACGACGCGCTACTGGCCAAATACCAACACCCTGACATCATTGCCAGAGGCGAGCAAAAACACTTTAAACGTGCGCGTATGCGGGTCGTTCACGACATCACGGAAAAGCGAGCAATCACGGACGAGCGGATATTCAGAATCGCGCGATTCATCCAGACTTGGTTCCGCCCCTTTTATGCCTGGAACAAGCCCGCCATGCTCGGCCTGCGCATCATCGTCCAACTACCGGAACGGTTCAGGCGACTTGCCTGA